The genomic interval CAATGAACCAAATTAATGGGGTGTTGTGAGCTTCAAGATATATACAAGTATAAATCATGAATCATGTTTTTGGTGTCTGTAATCCACAATGTTTGTACATAATAAAGTGTgcagagaatgaaaaaaaaagggattGGAATTGAGAGTGGAAAAGGGGCATGGTGTCCTTATGTGGGCCATCATCCATAATGGGTACTACATGGTGGCATTGTGAACTTTAGGTTCCTTGCTACAGAGCAGAATCAGAGCATTTGATGAATGAGGGTTTCACCACAAAGACACAAACAGTTATGGCTGGAGTaatacattaaattaatttttttaattgaaagaaTATACATCAATTTAGTTCACAATAGGTAACCCTAACTTTGGTAATGGTTAACTAAagagtttaaaaattaatgcaCAATTTCTGCCTATGTTTATcactaattaaaattacaattttacttGTAAAATCTAGTAagcactttttttatttttaacaaattttaaaacaaattatcaaaaattATATGCTAAAAAGTGgttttcttaacattttttctaaaatttgtgcATGATTTAAGCCTTACAATTCTTAAAACTATATAATGATTGAATTTCATAATCCATTGGTTGACTTGGTTGTTATTAACCAAATTGACCTGTTCATGAAATTTAAGATTGAGTTGAATTGAATGGTGTAAATCAAATTacaccaaaataatttatggtgTTCTGACAGGAAGATTAAAAGATTACTTCTTACACCACCTCACATTGTTCTTTCCTGccatattatttgaaaatttcaaaactatcttttatattttaaaactcataccttcacttcttttcttcaacggACATCAACATccgttgaagaaaaaattctttaacGGATATGTCACATATGTTTCGTTTAaagtttatgtattttttttttatattttagtttattaatttatcatattttaaattaatatataaatattatttaattttttttaaaatttattacataattatatataaattaattttattttattttatgaaatcattattaatttaattaaattatattattttttaattatgttaaacgGATATgccatttttttagtttttagtttattaaaatattatattttaaattaacttatagagtacttaaatatttttataatatattatgtaattatatataaattaatattattttatttaataaaataattattattaatttaattaaattaatttttttttactttagttatgtattattattaaattgattatttaaatttttttttatttgattagttAAATTGATATGCCACACCGTTAATGATGTGGCCACATACGTTCaaggtttttttaatttttttttagttttaagtatattaatttattatattttaaattaatttacagagtatttaaagttttttgtttatatatatatatatatatatatatatatatatatatatatatatatatatatatatatatatatatatatataaaaatattataaaaagatgtaaactaaaaacaataaactaaaacatcaaaataaaattaaaagatgtaaTCTTCTACAGATGGAAAAATCCGTTCACGGATATCAACATCCGTTGAAGGTAAAACGGATGTTAACATCCGTTTTACTGGAAGGATAAATTAGGCATGGAATGATCTAAGGAacatttggtggtggtggtggtggagggagtaaccctccaaaaattatattaacaacCCATTTAACATTAGTccaaacaacaatttttttatcaaataatttccTTAAAAGAAATTATCGAAATAAATCTATCTCAACATTATTCACAAGAAAATACGTCTTCATTTTCCAATTCAGAATTTAGTTTGTAAGGAAGcctaattaattttgtaatctcTCATACGTTTAGACTTGTGTTTTACATCCACATATTCATATAAGCAAACACTATGACCACTTAACAAGATTTTGATATTCATAATCATTGAATAGCATGAAATCTTGGATTAAGAAGACTTTACAAGAGAGTAATAAGTCAAGGCAAAGGTAGATAACTTTTAGATTTTATAGAAGAGTAAGTCTCTCTTCTTTTAATAAGATTTGGGgaagatgatttgaatgaatttgaggatAAAGTTTACgagaattagtgtagaatttgattgttgtaacatatttaaaaaattagtttaattagtagaaatcaaagattaccaaaatgtccctagttattaaagtaatataaaatgttattttttaatgttatatttaaatgtaaaaatatttataaagagaccaagattatatataattattaaaattaatttttaaatattaaaaaaattataatgtagtaaaataaacttattattattattattatatataataatacaaagtGTAACTGAATAAGGGGTAGTGTATTCGAATACACCCCCTGAAACTGAATAAACGTAGCTGTAATCGAATACAGCAACAAGAATTCAATCCATGCATTGTGCAATCAGTCCAAGTGAACACTTAAATCTTCGCATATCCATCttcacaaatccactcaaacaGTGTCATCCCCTCAAACGAACAGATCctaaaagaaagaacaaatgaacaaatatttaaaaataactatattttttcttactctttgaacaatttttttatttgtatttttttctcttcttttttttcactttattttttctttactttgtcAAATATTTTCATGGCAAACTACTTTTATGGAGAAATATCTTCATGGATAGGGCATTACTCCCATACTTATCAACAATCCATGAAGATTCgaaagttttcttatttttcaatacgaaaaaatatagtttttttttcttttaagattttgcaatgattttaaaaacaagaaaaaagattTACAAACTCCAAAGATCTATAAGTGAATTATTATCATGGTAAGTTATAGAAAGTGACTTAAaacaagaaatgtttcaatcaTCTCAATTCACACATGTAAATAAAGTTGCAAAATAGATAATCAAGCtaacaaatagaaaataagCAAAACATGAGCGaatcaaattagaaaaataaaaatggtataAAGTGATCCTAAGTTGAAGGTCAATTCGAGTCAGTCAGGGTTGAGGACCTATCCAACTTATCCTGAATCCAAGGTTGAGTCATATAAGCATGGATGTAGGTTGAGCTAAGTCGATTTGCAACTAGTGTCAAGCGAAGTCATCTCATGTCCTGGTGAAGATGAGTCAACATATACCCAGATAATGACTTAGATTGTTTCAAATAAGCTTTGGTCAATGTTGAAGTGACACGACCAAGATCAAGTCGAGCTAAATTAACAAGAACTGAGTGAACACGAGTCCATCTAAGTCCAAGTCATATCCAATAAACCAATTGTATTGTATATTAAAcctatttcattatatttaatctaattcacaaaaataagttttctctaaatttaatccaaattaaattgaattgaaaacaaaaaatccaAATCTAGATTCGAATATATAtcaatctattttatttatattaaatgtaaactcaattttgaaaaatttaatctGTAACCATCTTTATTAAATGGAAAGTGGGAATGGCATGAATATTTGGTGTCATGCATCGATGAATACAAGTTGACTGATTGAGTAGTTTAGCTGACTCGAAGCCCCTTCTTTATTAATGTTGTTTTTCCTAGTCCATGCGGAGAGTTTCAATGTTGGCATTTTGCAATAGACATTACAGAAGTGAACGTATTCTGCAAGGACATCAAAGTCCCTTACATAAGCTGTAAAGTTATTGTTCTTAATTGGACTATGCTATACCGacatatgttttttaaaataaaattcgattaaataattaaaaatggatCATATGTTATGACCTTAGTTAGGGTAGTGTACGTAGCAATCAGGACaattatgataaaaacaataatatttttcacattCCATTAGTTGTGGTTAAGAATAATGAAGTATTTAGTTTTCTGCCACTTTGGTGATTTCAATTCAAACcgtattttcaaatatttaaattagatgTTAGCCCGCGGAAGGCATGGATTTTTTGTTGAAAAGTATATTATAGtcgatttaattaaaaaagttgaaaggCCTTTATCTCATTGaagaataaataatacaaaggtaatgaatattatgaataaacaaTTTAGAGTCTACAgtgatatatttatatgtaatatataaaatttattttcatcagtCAATTTGTGAGAtcacataataaatttatttttatcaacactttagatattttaatattcaaagtttaaaataacGTAAGTAAAAGAGTATAATTACTGAGTTTTCTATAATTGCAACCGATTAGTATAATGGTTGATAGTTTCTTAATCTATTGgaatgttattatttaatactaAATATTGAATGTAGCAGTGGTAGCACAGTACAAATTATTTCTGGTAGCGTCTAACCTCCctaatattttcacaaaaataggAATTAATCAAAGCTTTTGATTCCTAAAACACATTATTTGCTTAGGGAAAGATGACATTCACCGACCAATAGGCGTCATGATTTCAGAGAACTCAACCCCAGGTGTCAAATCTGAATCACCCTGCAGAGCAGCATTATGATTTCCATTTATCTGAAGATGCATTGCCAGAACAAGGCTCTCTAGCACTTCACCAATGGATGGCCTTTCCACCCCTCTTTCAGCCAAACATTTCATTGCAACTTCTAAATATAACTCAAAGCATTccttatttatgttttctttcaagTTGGGGTCAACTATTTCCTCCACATTGCCATTCTCAAGGCACCACACAGTCCATTCAGCCAAGTTAATATGCTCATTATCTTCACTTACACTTACAGCAGGCCTTGCAGTCAGAACCTCCAATAACACCACCCCAAGTGAGTATATATCAGATTTCTCAGTCAACTTGAGGCTTTCATAGCATTCAGGATCCAAGTAACCAATGCTACCCTTCACGTTCGTAGTGACAAAGGAAGGGAAACCTGCCTTTGACAATCCAAAATCTGAAATTTTGGGCACCCAGTTGTGATCTAAGAGTATGTTGGTTGTCTTGATGTCTCGATGAATGATCCTGTCTTTTGTGCCAGTGTGAAGGTAGTGCAAACCCCTTGCAATTCCCATGCATATCTCAAGACGTTGAATCCAATCCAAAGGGGATCCATCTCTCTGCCTCAGATGAAGATGATCGTGCAGACTTCCATTGGCCATGAAGTCATACACCAATATCATCTCCCCATCCTCATTGCAATAACCCAAAAGGGATACCAGGTTATGATGCCTAAGCTGTGAGAGCAAAAGGATCTCTGCCTCAAATTCTGAAATACCTTGCTCTGACACTGGATTGGCACGTTTAACAGCCACGTAAGTTGCGCCATCGGTGAAGCTTCCCTTGTAAACACTGCCAAATCCACCAGTGCCTATAAGTAAATCCTCATGGAAGTCATTTGTCGCCAATTTTATCTCTCGCATTGAAAATTGAGTGCAAAGTGACCATTGTTTTGCTTTTTCAATTCGATTAGGTGTGTGGACAGTGAGACCGCACAGTGAAACGACCCTTCTAAGATTGATCACCTTTAACCTGATTAGGAGTAAGCAAAGGAGAAGTGGTAGCACCACTGCAAGAAGTCCACATCCAATGAGGACGAATTTGAGTTTATTCgaacttttattaaaatgtgCAACATGGGAAGCCTTTTCATCTGACCCAGACAAGAAGCTTTTGGAAGGGTTGAGCCCTGCAAGACTCTTATCACCAAAATTGCTGAGTTTAAAGATCTCCACACCATTCAAGAAAGCAGTATAGTACATGGGTTTAGAATCCTTGTATGGGTGCAGATCAAGCCACAAATCCTGCTTTCCCTCATTAACGTGTGGAACCATCACCACGTAATCTCTGTATACAGCAACTCCGGGCTCCCCACCCCAATAAATTACATCAAAATCCTCTTCAGctgtttgattatttaaaaatacgGTAAAAACTAACTGATTGACCTTTGTTATACCTGGAAAAATTTCACAAAAGTGAAGCCTGACCAGATAAAGGAAGCCTGAATCAACGGGAAAAAACCATGtcatattgtaatttaaatttataagttcATTGTCAAAAG from Vigna radiata var. radiata cultivar VC1973A unplaced genomic scaffold, Vradiata_ver6 scaffold_189, whole genome shotgun sequence carries:
- the LOC106778785 gene encoding receptor-like protein kinase FERONIA, which produces MNAIICSGYIFILYLSNLQLVAVADDVSYVPTENIVLSCGSNTSQFVQYDDGRNWKGDIVSPYVPSDADTNSLTVRSPNTLESIPEVPYMTARIFHSKFTYTFNVTPGPKFIRLHFYPASYINLNISNAFLSVSAANFTLLHNFSASLNADYYNLAYFMKEFIVHVSGSVLQLTFSPSYNASHAFAFVNGIEVVSMPLNLYTTGGDGVPPTLVGHKKFVDIYNDTAMENLYRLNVGGEQIPPKYDTGMFRSWDSDDVYIFGSNIDTRPFNMSMLVLYSDNAPPYSAPADVYRTSRSMAAFDNELINLNYNMTWFFPVDSGFLYLVRLHFCEIFPGITKVNQLVFTVFLNNQTAEEDFDVIYWGGEPGVAVYRDYVVMVPHVNEGKQDLWLDLHPYKDSKPMYYTAFLNGVEIFKLSNFGDKSLAGLNPSKSFLSGSDEKASHVAHFNKSSNKLKFVLIGCGLLAVVLPLLLCLLLIRLKVINLRRVVSLCGLTVHTPNRIEKAKQWSLCTQFSMREIKLATNDFHEDLLIGTGGFGSVYKGSFTDGATYVAVKRANPVSEQGISEFEAEILLLSQLRHHNLVSLLGYCNEDGEMILVYDFMANGSLHDHLHLRQRDGSPLDWIQRLEICMGIARGLHYLHTGTKDRIIHRDIKTTNILLDHNWVPKISDFGLSKAGFPSFVTTNVKGSIGYLDPECYESLKLTEKSDIYSLGVVLLEVLTARPAVSVSEDNEHINLAEWTVWCLENGNVEEIVDPNLKENINKECFELYLEVAMKCLAERGVERPSIGEVLESLVLAMHLQINGNHNAALQGDSDLTPGVEFSEIMTPIGR